Sequence from the Microbacterium dextranolyticum genome:
GAGCTTGTGTCGTTGGCGTTGACCCACCGTTCCTTCGCCTATGAGAACGGGGGAGTGCCGCACAACGAGCGCCTGGAGTTCCTCGGCGACTCGATCCTCGGCCAGGCCGTGACGGTGCATCTCTACACCTCGCACCCCGACCTCGACGAAGGGTCGCTCGCGAAGCGTCGAGCGAGCGTCGTGTCGACGGTCGCCCTCGCCGAAGTCGCGCGGTCGATCGGGCTCGGAGCGCATATCCGACTCGGTCGCGGTGAGGACCGCACCGGCGGACGCGACAAGGACTCGATCCTCGCCGACACGATGGAGGCGATCTTCGGTGCGACCTTCCTGTCGGCGGGTGCCGACGCGGCGGGCGCCCTGGTCCTTCGGCTGGTCGCCCCACTGCTGGCCGACCCCGAGCGCTACGGCGCCGCGATGGACCCCAAGACGAGCCTGCAGGAACTCGCGGCGCACCTCTCGGAGGCGCCACCCGTCTACCTGGTCGAGGCCGCCGGTCCCGATCACCACCGCACCTTCACGGCGACGGTGACCGTGGGCGACACTGCGCGCACCGGCACCGGCTCGAGCAAGAAGCAGGCCGAGATGGCGGGTGCCCTGGCGCTCTGGCAGGCGCTCGCCGAGCGCGCCTGAGCCCCGATGCCCGAGCTGCCCGAGGTCGAAGTCGTCCGTGCCGGTCTGGCACCGGCCGTCGTCGGGGCGCGGATCGCCGCCGTCACCGTCCTCGACGAGCGAGCCCTGACCCGCCACGTCGGCGGTGCGATCTCGTTCGAAGAAGCACTCACCGGCCGCACGGTCGTCGCCGCTGCGCGGCGCGGCAAGTTCCTCTGGCTGCCGCTCGCCGACGACGAGACCCGCGGTGGTGAGGCCGTCGTCGGGCACCTCGGAATGAGCGGACAGCTGCTGCTGCGCGAGTCGGGGGCGCCTGCCGAGCGGCACGAACGCGTGCGGCTCGACATCCGGCATCCGCAGCACGGCGACCTCGCCGTGGTCTTCGCCGACCAACGCACCTTCGGCTCACTCGCCGTCGATCACCTCGTGCCCGCGCCCGACGGCGCGGCCGGGGGGTGGGGGACGGACCTCGCCGCCGTCCCGTCGCAGGTTGCGCACATCGCCCGAGATCCGCTCGACCCCGCGTTCTCCGACGCGCGATTCCGACGCGCGCTGAGCGCGAAGCGGTCCGCCGTCAAGCGCGTGCTGCTCGACCAGACCGTGATCAGCGGCGTGGGGAACATCTACGCCGACGAGGCCCTCTGGGCCTCGCGCCTGCACCCCGAGACGCCGGCGGCGGCCCTCTCCACGCGTGCCGTGAACCGTCTGCTCGGTGAGATCCGTGCCGTGCTGGAACGCGCTCTCGCGGAAGGCGGCACGAGCTTCGACGCGCAGTACGTCAACGTCAACGGGCAGGCGGGGTACTTCGCGCACTCGCTCAATGCCTACGGGCGCGAGGGAGAGCCGTGTCCGCGCTGCGGACGGCCCCTCGTGCGCGCGCAGTTCATGAACCGCTCGTCGCATTTCTGCCCGAGGTGTCAGCGGTCCGTGGCGTGACCTCGATCGTCGGCGTCATGACAGCACCTTCTTCCAGGCGCCGTTGTAGGCGAGCGGTGCGAAGCCGATCGCCTCGTTGATGTCGAGCATGGGTCTGTTCTCCTCGGCGTTGTAGGTGATCATCCGGGGAGAGAGCGGCGCGACCTCGGCCCGCCAGGTGCGCAGGCCGGCGCATTTGACGAGCAGGCCGAGCCGATGCCCCCGGTGCTCCGCGAGGACGAGCGTGTCCTCCTGGTGGCTCACGGCGGTCCGATCCGATCCGATCGTGAGCTCGTTGAAGGCGACCAGGTCGCCCGAGGCGATGTGCTGCGCGGCGGTGACGAGCATCGTCCGGCCCCCGTCGAGGGTCTTCCGGTCGTGGCGCGCGACGCGTGCGGCATCCCACACCTCCTCGTCGAACTCGAGTGCACCGGCGGGGGTGTCGGTGGACATGCGGGACTTCATCCAGGCGTAACCGTCGACGCGCTCCGGCGGTGTCGGTGCCGTCCACTGCACGACGCGGTAGCCCGTCGCTGCGGCTTCGGCCTCGTGCAGCAGCCGCGCCACGTCGTCGACGGATGCCTGCAGATCGAGCGCGCTCTCCCGCTCGATCTGCTCGAGGGTGTAGCCGTGACGCAGGTAGAAGCGGGCCGCGTGGTCTTCGGGGATCGAGCCGAAGCCGGTCGGCGCGCTCAGGCGTCGGCCGGGCGCATCGGGATGCTGTGCCCACGACTGCAGCACGGTGCGACCCTGGTCGCGGGCGGTCTGCTCGACGAGGGCGTACGCCGCGCTGCCGATGCCGCGGCCATGATGGGCCGACAGCAGCTCGATCAGCCAGAACGCGCTGCGCGACCCCTCCTCGAAGGGGACGTCGACGCCGATCCGACCGATGATGCGGTCGTCGTCGAGCACGATCCACGAGTGTCGGATCTCCTCCGGGCTGGGCTGATAGTGCGGCAGCAGTTCATCCGGTGAAAGCGCGTCGTGGTCGCTGCCGGTGATCTCGCGGTAGATCTCGTTGCGCACGCGGGTGGACTCTGCGAACTCTCCGGCATCGGCGGCATCCATCGTTCGAGGAATGGTCAGGGGGCGTGTCGTCACGCCGTCGGGGAAGGTCATATCTGAGCTTTCGTGAATGGTGTGGGGGAGGGTGACCCGGGCGGGCGTCGAAGCGACACCCGCCCGGGTGGCGGATCACAGGAACGGGCGCAGCTGCAGCAGCCGCTGCCAGTCCTGTTCGCGCTGCAGGCGCTCGCGCTGGGCGATGCGGATGCGGCGCTGTTCCTGGTCGGTCGCGTCGAAGGACGACGTGGAGGTGTGCATGGTGATGCTCTTTCGGTGGGGTGGAGAAGTCTCTCGGGGAGGACGGGGCGGGGCGTCGGCGTGC
This genomic interval carries:
- the rnc gene encoding ribonuclease III; the protein is MADAALEHTVLLDKLGVDLDPELVSLALTHRSFAYENGGVPHNERLEFLGDSILGQAVTVHLYTSHPDLDEGSLAKRRASVVSTVALAEVARSIGLGAHIRLGRGEDRTGGRDKDSILADTMEAIFGATFLSAGADAAGALVLRLVAPLLADPERYGAAMDPKTSLQELAAHLSEAPPVYLVEAAGPDHHRTFTATVTVGDTARTGTGSSKKQAEMAGALALWQALAERA
- the mutM gene encoding bifunctional DNA-formamidopyrimidine glycosylase/DNA-(apurinic or apyrimidinic site) lyase; the protein is MPELPEVEVVRAGLAPAVVGARIAAVTVLDERALTRHVGGAISFEEALTGRTVVAAARRGKFLWLPLADDETRGGEAVVGHLGMSGQLLLRESGAPAERHERVRLDIRHPQHGDLAVVFADQRTFGSLAVDHLVPAPDGAAGGWGTDLAAVPSQVAHIARDPLDPAFSDARFRRALSAKRSAVKRVLLDQTVISGVGNIYADEALWASRLHPETPAAALSTRAVNRLLGEIRAVLERALAEGGTSFDAQYVNVNGQAGYFAHSLNAYGREGEPCPRCGRPLVRAQFMNRSSHFCPRCQRSVA
- a CDS encoding GNAT family N-acetyltransferase; translated protein: MTFPDGVTTRPLTIPRTMDAADAGEFAESTRVRNEIYREITGSDHDALSPDELLPHYQPSPEEIRHSWIVLDDDRIIGRIGVDVPFEEGSRSAFWLIELLSAHHGRGIGSAAYALVEQTARDQGRTVLQSWAQHPDAPGRRLSAPTGFGSIPEDHAARFYLRHGYTLEQIERESALDLQASVDDVARLLHEAEAAATGYRVVQWTAPTPPERVDGYAWMKSRMSTDTPAGALEFDEEVWDAARVARHDRKTLDGGRTMLVTAAQHIASGDLVAFNELTIGSDRTAVSHQEDTLVLAEHRGHRLGLLVKCAGLRTWRAEVAPLSPRMITYNAEENRPMLDINEAIGFAPLAYNGAWKKVLS